The Burkholderia pyrrocinia genome includes a window with the following:
- a CDS encoding LysR family transcriptional regulator, with protein sequence MELNDLRIFVATVDAGSFTAAADQLMLSKQFVSRRTMALEASLGVRLLHRNTRNLAVTESGQEFYARAQRILAEIADAEQAMSVRSTELHGSLKISAPLSFGITHVSPLIAEFLSAHPAVRLNLDLTDRRVDVIGEGFDLVLRIGSLEDSTLIARPLGAWRMIACASPAYLKRQGTPATPAELAGHTCLLYGRERRVGWEFRVDGVARTFDVQGPLVANNGEVVRDAAIAGLGIALLPHFIAGAALDSGALVPVLDAYAPSPITLNAVFPQHREGFVTLRTFIGFLAERLGAAVPAAKGGAGRRR encoded by the coding sequence ATGGAACTCAACGACTTGCGGATCTTCGTCGCGACAGTCGACGCGGGCAGCTTCACGGCGGCGGCCGACCAGCTGATGCTGTCCAAGCAGTTCGTCAGCCGGCGCACGATGGCGCTGGAGGCGTCGCTCGGCGTGCGGCTTCTGCATCGCAACACGCGCAATCTCGCGGTGACCGAATCGGGGCAGGAGTTTTATGCGCGCGCGCAGCGGATCCTCGCGGAGATCGCCGACGCCGAGCAGGCGATGTCGGTGCGCAGCACCGAGCTGCATGGGTCGCTGAAGATCAGTGCGCCGCTGTCGTTCGGGATCACGCACGTGTCGCCGCTGATCGCCGAATTCCTGTCCGCGCACCCTGCCGTGCGGCTGAACCTCGACCTGACCGACCGGCGCGTCGACGTGATCGGCGAGGGCTTCGATCTCGTGCTGCGGATCGGCTCGCTCGAGGATTCGACGCTGATCGCGCGACCGCTCGGCGCGTGGCGGATGATCGCGTGCGCGAGCCCCGCCTATCTGAAGCGGCAGGGCACGCCGGCGACGCCGGCCGAGCTCGCCGGCCACACGTGCCTGCTGTACGGGCGCGAGCGGCGCGTCGGCTGGGAATTTCGGGTCGACGGCGTTGCGCGCACGTTCGACGTGCAGGGGCCGCTCGTCGCGAACAACGGCGAAGTCGTGCGCGACGCGGCGATCGCGGGGCTCGGCATCGCGCTGCTGCCGCACTTCATCGCCGGCGCGGCGCTCGACAGCGGCGCGCTCGTGCCGGTGCTCGACGCGTACGCGCCGTCGCCGATCACGCTCAATGCGGTGTTTCCGCAGCATCGCGAAGGGTTCGTCACGCTGCGCACGTTCATCGGGTTTCTCGCGGAGCGGCTCGGGGCGGCGGTGCCGGCGGCGAAGGGCGGGGCGGGCAGGCGGCGGTAG
- a CDS encoding dihydrodipicolinate synthase family protein encodes MQHQPQSNVTIEGIVPVMLTPFDDAGAIDYAGLGRLIEWYLAHGADALFAVAQSSEMQFLSLAERAELARFVVERVAGRVPVVASGHISDDLDAQVAELCAAAESGAQGVVLVTNRLDPQRKGSAALLDHLHKLLARLPSDLPLGLYECPAPYRRLLSDDELRACIDTGRFVMLKDVSCDLETVKRRVALAAGSPLKILNANAAIAWDAMKAGSAGFNGVFTNFHPDLYRWLRTQGDTNPALADELSTFLVVSAVSEALGYPALAKLYHQRIGTFGSIRCRAIDYDVRERFWALDAVLDKIVAGTEHFRRRIAAQ; translated from the coding sequence ATGCAACACCAGCCGCAATCGAACGTGACCATCGAGGGGATCGTACCGGTGATGCTGACGCCGTTCGACGACGCCGGCGCGATCGACTACGCCGGGCTCGGGCGGCTCATCGAATGGTATCTGGCGCACGGCGCGGACGCGTTGTTCGCGGTCGCGCAATCGAGCGAGATGCAGTTCCTGAGTCTTGCCGAACGCGCGGAACTGGCGCGCTTCGTGGTCGAGCGGGTGGCCGGGCGCGTGCCCGTCGTCGCATCGGGGCATATCAGCGACGATCTCGACGCGCAGGTCGCCGAGCTGTGCGCGGCGGCCGAATCGGGTGCGCAGGGCGTCGTGCTCGTGACCAACCGCCTCGATCCGCAGCGCAAGGGCAGCGCCGCGCTGCTCGACCATCTTCACAAGCTGCTCGCACGATTGCCGTCGGATCTGCCGCTCGGCCTGTATGAATGTCCGGCGCCTTACCGGCGGCTCCTGTCGGATGACGAACTGCGCGCGTGCATCGACACGGGCCGGTTCGTGATGCTCAAGGACGTGAGCTGCGACCTCGAGACGGTGAAGCGGCGGGTCGCGCTCGCAGCGGGATCGCCGCTGAAGATCCTGAATGCGAACGCCGCGATTGCGTGGGACGCAATGAAGGCGGGTTCCGCGGGCTTCAACGGCGTGTTCACCAACTTCCACCCGGATCTCTACCGGTGGTTGCGCACGCAAGGAGACACGAACCCGGCGCTGGCCGACGAGCTCTCGACGTTCCTGGTCGTGTCGGCGGTGTCGGAAGCGCTGGGCTACCCGGCGCTCGCGAAGCTCTATCACCAGCGGATCGGGACCTTCGGGTCGATCCGTTGCCGCGCGATCGACTACGACGTACGCGAACGATTCTGGGCGCTCGATGCGGTGCTCGACAAGATCGTGGCCGGAACCGAGCATTTCCGCCGGCGGATCGCTGCGCAATAG
- a CDS encoding LacI family DNA-binding transcriptional regulator, whose translation MSTPPSRGGASRARRGSGRSVLGDVAKLAGVSTATVSRVYNDPGKVSADVQQRVRDAARALNWIPNAAGRALASTRTHITGAIIPTLDDQVFASQVAGMQTVMAEHGITLFLGCSNYDPAQALAQVRAMLSRGVEAVSLVGEAYPPELFELLAMHGVPYVVTYAYRDDSPHCCIGFDNRAAFAQLTTHLLDLGHRDFAIIMQPSADNDRVQARLRGIHDTLAAHGLAVRPVHQHEGAATIAFGRASLRAIADSDAATRPTAVICGNDALALGALLEAQALGIDVPAQLSITGFDDIALAREIQPPLTTMWVDTDAIGRQAAHALLDALENGATGPGRAVLPELRMRESAAPPKQAGASRKK comes from the coding sequence ATGAGCACGCCCCCGTCCCGCGGCGGCGCATCGCGTGCGCGCCGCGGCAGCGGCCGCTCGGTGCTCGGCGATGTCGCGAAGCTGGCCGGCGTGTCGACCGCGACCGTCTCGCGCGTGTACAACGACCCCGGCAAGGTGTCCGCCGACGTGCAGCAGCGCGTGCGCGACGCGGCGCGCGCACTGAACTGGATTCCGAATGCGGCCGGCCGCGCGCTCGCGTCCACGCGCACCCACATCACCGGCGCGATCATTCCGACGCTCGACGACCAGGTGTTCGCGTCGCAGGTCGCGGGCATGCAGACGGTCATGGCGGAGCACGGCATCACGCTGTTCCTCGGTTGCTCGAACTACGATCCCGCTCAGGCGCTGGCGCAGGTACGCGCGATGCTGTCGCGCGGCGTGGAAGCCGTGTCGCTGGTCGGCGAAGCGTATCCGCCGGAACTGTTCGAACTCCTTGCGATGCACGGCGTACCGTACGTCGTCACGTACGCCTATCGCGACGACAGCCCGCACTGCTGCATCGGCTTCGACAACCGCGCGGCGTTCGCGCAGCTCACCACGCACCTGCTCGACCTCGGCCACCGCGATTTCGCGATCATCATGCAGCCGTCGGCCGACAACGACCGCGTGCAGGCCCGCCTGCGCGGCATTCACGACACGCTGGCCGCGCACGGGCTCGCGGTGCGCCCCGTGCATCAGCACGAAGGCGCGGCCACGATCGCGTTCGGGCGGGCGAGCCTGCGCGCGATCGCCGACAGCGACGCGGCGACGCGGCCGACTGCCGTGATCTGCGGCAACGACGCGCTCGCGCTCGGCGCGTTGCTCGAGGCGCAGGCGCTCGGCATCGACGTGCCCGCGCAATTGTCGATCACCGGGTTCGACGACATCGCGCTCGCGCGCGAAATCCAACCGCCGCTGACGACGATGTGGGTCGACACCGATGCGATCGGGCGCCAGGCCGCGCACGCGTTGCTCGACGCGCTCGAGAACGGCGCAACGGGGCCCGGTCGTGCCGTCCTGCCCGAGTTGCGCATGCGGGAATCGGCCGCGCCGCCGAAGCAGGCGGGTGCATCGCGCAAGAAATGA
- a CDS encoding pirin family protein, which produces MIEIRAANQRGRAEHGWLSSRHTFSFANYYDPKQVGFSDLLVINDDRVAPARGFGTHPHRDMEILSYVLEGALEHKDSMGTGSVIVPGDVQLMSAGTGVRHSEFNHSPETPVHFLQIWVGPAEKGAEPRYQQTNVADGDKRGKLTLVVSPNGDAGSLKIRQDTRIYAGLFDGAERATLELAPGRFAYVHVARGSVTVNGVTLGEGDGARIRGEQALTLADGNDAEVLVFDLRPVEVTAEWA; this is translated from the coding sequence ATGATCGAAATCCGTGCAGCAAACCAACGCGGCCGTGCGGAGCATGGCTGGCTCAGCTCCCGTCATACGTTTTCGTTCGCGAATTACTACGATCCGAAGCAGGTCGGCTTCTCCGACCTGCTCGTGATCAACGACGACCGCGTCGCACCGGCCCGCGGCTTCGGCACGCACCCGCACCGCGACATGGAAATCCTGTCGTACGTGCTCGAAGGCGCACTCGAACACAAGGACTCGATGGGCACCGGGTCGGTGATCGTGCCGGGCGACGTGCAACTGATGAGCGCGGGCACGGGCGTGCGCCACAGCGAGTTCAACCACTCGCCGGAAACGCCGGTCCACTTCCTGCAGATCTGGGTCGGGCCGGCCGAAAAGGGTGCCGAGCCGCGCTATCAGCAGACGAATGTCGCGGACGGCGACAAGCGCGGCAAGCTCACGCTGGTCGTGTCGCCGAACGGCGACGCCGGTTCGCTGAAGATCCGGCAGGACACGCGGATTTACGCGGGCCTGTTCGACGGCGCTGAACGCGCTACGCTGGAACTGGCACCGGGCCGCTTTGCTTACGTGCACGTTGCACGCGGCAGCGTGACGGTCAACGGCGTGACGCTCGGCGAAGGCGACGGCGCACGCATCCGTGGCGAACAGGCGCTGACGCTCGCCGACGGCAACGATGCCGAAGTGCTGGTGTTCGACCTGCGTCCTGTCGAAGTGACGGCCGAGTGGGCATGA
- the fliD gene encoding flagellar filament capping protein FliD, whose amino-acid sequence MPTNTPVNSGANANSLMQQAAQSIINGSTGNPSMDVGTLVKTLVNAKTAGRAAALAASQATGSTRISAFGALSSALGALEAGLASLTNGGLQSTFNAVASGKGLTATAGAGAVAGTYTVGVTQIATAQALSSSGFNGSKALGTGTLTLSLGSQSFKVEVGSTNNTLSGIAAAINAASNNPGISATVINGTDGAHLVLASSKTGAANAISVAVNNVANDGGLSNLGVTSTADTSGGASKIESANGAAAWKQSAVAQDAKFTINGIASTSASNAVSGVLTGITLNLSAAAVSATDTQTLTVSTDTKSQAATITNFVNLYNTVVKTMGALTSYTEGANSQGALIGDSTLNTIRNSLASIVARGVDSGATTGKGNEHLNLMSIGIKLEKDGTLNVDSAKLGDTLSANPTAVARLFNPTNGIGTRLTEQITHFTKKNGMIDVRTTSLNADLKRITQQQSDLSGYAAQLTKQYQAQFTALNTLMAKMNSNTQYLTRLFGGANSSGTLHK is encoded by the coding sequence ATGCCAACGAACACGCCCGTGAACAGCGGCGCGAACGCGAACAGCCTGATGCAACAGGCCGCGCAATCGATCATCAACGGCTCGACCGGCAATCCGTCGATGGACGTCGGCACGCTCGTCAAGACGCTGGTGAATGCGAAGACGGCCGGCCGGGCCGCGGCGCTTGCCGCGTCGCAAGCGACCGGCAGCACGCGGATTTCCGCATTCGGCGCGCTGTCGTCGGCGCTGGGCGCGCTCGAGGCGGGCCTCGCATCGCTGACGAACGGCGGGCTGCAATCGACGTTCAACGCCGTCGCGAGCGGCAAGGGCCTGACCGCGACGGCGGGTGCTGGCGCGGTTGCCGGCACCTACACGGTCGGCGTCACGCAGATCGCGACCGCGCAGGCGCTGTCTTCGTCGGGCTTCAACGGCAGCAAGGCGCTCGGCACCGGCACGCTGACGCTGTCGCTCGGCAGCCAGTCGTTCAAGGTCGAGGTCGGCAGCACGAACAACACGCTGTCGGGCATCGCGGCCGCGATCAACGCCGCGTCGAACAATCCGGGGATCAGCGCGACGGTCATCAACGGCACCGACGGCGCACACCTCGTGCTCGCGTCGTCGAAGACGGGCGCGGCGAACGCGATCAGCGTCGCGGTCAATAACGTGGCCAACGACGGCGGCCTGTCGAATCTCGGCGTCACGTCGACGGCAGACACGTCCGGCGGCGCGTCGAAGATCGAATCGGCGAACGGCGCGGCCGCGTGGAAGCAGAGCGCCGTCGCACAGGACGCGAAGTTCACGATCAACGGGATCGCGTCGACCAGCGCGAGCAACGCGGTGTCGGGTGTGCTGACCGGCATCACGCTGAACCTGTCGGCTGCCGCGGTCAGCGCGACCGATACGCAGACGCTGACGGTCAGCACCGACACGAAGTCGCAAGCGGCGACGATCACGAATTTCGTGAACCTGTACAACACGGTCGTCAAGACGATGGGGGCGCTGACGAGCTACACGGAAGGAGCGAACTCGCAGGGCGCGCTGATCGGCGATTCGACGCTGAACACGATCCGCAACTCGCTCGCGTCGATCGTCGCGCGCGGCGTCGACAGCGGCGCCACCACCGGGAAGGGCAACGAGCACCTGAACCTGATGTCGATCGGCATCAAGCTCGAGAAGGACGGCACGCTGAACGTCGACAGCGCAAAGCTCGGCGACACGCTGTCCGCCAACCCGACGGCGGTCGCGCGCCTGTTCAACCCGACGAACGGGATCGGCACGCGCCTGACCGAGCAGATCACGCACTTTACGAAGAAGAACGGAATGATCGACGTGCGCACGACTTCACTGAACGCCGATCTGAAGCGCATCACGCAGCAGCAGTCCGATCTGTCCGGCTACGCTGCGCAATTGACCAAGCAGTACCAGGCGCAGTTCACGGCGCTCAACACGCTGATGGCCAAGATGAACTCGAACACGCAGTACCTGACGCGGCTGTTCGGCGGCGCAAACAGCAGCGGCACGCTGCACAAGTGA
- a CDS encoding LrgB family protein gives MTAFPKLGAIWVYLAASPLLGLTITLVAYLFAQAVYARARFNPLANPVLIAVALIVMLLTLTHTPYPTYFEGAQFVHFLLGPATVALALPLYRQWSKLRRTALPLLVGLLAGSLTAIVSAVGIAALFGASHQTIASLAPKSATTPIAMAVAAEIGGIPSLTAVLVISTGIFGAVCARGILNALRIDEPAVRGFALGVASHGIGTARAFQVSEEAGAFAGLGMGLNGVLTAFVVPILLPLLSRWV, from the coding sequence ATGACGGCCTTCCCGAAACTCGGCGCGATCTGGGTCTATCTCGCCGCGAGCCCGTTGCTGGGCCTGACCATCACGCTGGTCGCGTATCTGTTCGCGCAGGCCGTCTATGCGCGGGCGCGCTTCAACCCGCTCGCGAACCCCGTGCTGATCGCGGTCGCGCTGATCGTCATGCTGCTGACGCTCACGCATACGCCGTATCCGACCTATTTCGAAGGCGCGCAGTTCGTCCATTTCCTGCTCGGCCCCGCGACCGTCGCGCTTGCGCTGCCGCTGTACCGCCAGTGGTCGAAGCTGCGGCGCACCGCGCTGCCGCTGCTCGTCGGCCTGCTCGCGGGCTCGCTGACCGCGATCGTGTCGGCGGTCGGCATCGCCGCGCTGTTTGGCGCATCGCACCAGACGATCGCGTCGCTCGCGCCGAAATCGGCGACGACGCCGATCGCGATGGCCGTCGCCGCGGAGATCGGCGGCATTCCGTCGCTGACCGCCGTGCTCGTGATCTCGACCGGGATTTTCGGTGCCGTATGCGCGCGCGGGATCCTCAACGCGCTGCGGATCGACGAGCCGGCCGTGCGCGGCTTCGCGCTCGGCGTCGCGTCGCACGGGATCGGCACCGCGCGCGCGTTCCAGGTCAGCGAGGAGGCCGGCGCGTTCGCCGGGCTCGGGATGGGGCTGAACGGCGTGCTCACGGCGTTCGTCGTGCCAATCCTGCTGCCGTTGCTGTCGCGCTGGGTCTGA
- the rbsK gene encoding ribokinase, with protein MNSAHSSRIAVVGSVNIDLVTRAPRLPVPGETLLGTEFQTVHGGKGANQAVAAARLGASVAMIGCVGDDAFGARLHGALAAERIDVTHLHRIGGTATGVAAITVDDGGANSIVVVPGANACLDADRIDAARETIAGAALLVCQLEVPIATVARAIACASAHHTPVLLNPAPAQPLFDALLARIDYLVVNETEAESLTGIAVDDDAAAVRAADALRAKGVGNVLVTLGARGVCWRGSAGNGRHRAMAVAAVDTTAAGDTFVGGFAAARASGASMDDAIGFGQRAAAISVTRYGAQTSIPTREEVTRMDT; from the coding sequence ATGAACAGTGCCCATTCATCGCGTATCGCTGTCGTCGGCAGCGTGAACATCGACCTCGTCACGCGCGCGCCGCGCCTGCCGGTGCCGGGCGAGACGCTGCTCGGCACGGAATTCCAGACCGTTCACGGCGGCAAGGGGGCGAACCAGGCGGTCGCGGCCGCGCGCCTGGGTGCGTCGGTCGCAATGATCGGCTGCGTCGGCGACGATGCGTTCGGTGCACGCCTGCACGGCGCGCTGGCGGCGGAACGGATCGACGTGACGCACCTGCACCGCATCGGCGGCACGGCGACCGGCGTTGCCGCGATCACGGTCGACGACGGCGGCGCGAACAGCATCGTCGTCGTGCCCGGTGCGAATGCATGCCTCGATGCCGACCGGATCGACGCGGCGCGCGAAACGATCGCCGGGGCGGCGCTGCTCGTGTGCCAGCTCGAAGTGCCGATCGCGACCGTGGCGCGCGCGATTGCCTGCGCGAGCGCGCACCACACGCCGGTGCTGCTCAATCCCGCGCCTGCGCAGCCGCTGTTCGACGCATTGCTGGCGCGGATCGACTATCTCGTCGTCAACGAAACCGAAGCGGAGTCGCTGACCGGCATCGCCGTCGACGACGATGCGGCGGCCGTGCGCGCCGCCGATGCGCTGCGCGCGAAGGGCGTCGGCAACGTGCTGGTCACGCTCGGTGCGCGCGGCGTCTGCTGGCGCGGCAGCGCAGGGAACGGTCGCCATCGTGCGATGGCGGTGGCCGCCGTCGATACGACTGCGGCCGGCGACACGTTCGTCGGCGGGTTCGCGGCGGCACGGGCGAGCGGCGCGTCGATGGACGACGCGATCGGCTTCGGCCAGCGCGCGGCCGCGATCAGCGTCACGCGCTACGGCGCGCAGACCTCGATCCCGACGCGCGAAGAAGTGACACGTATGGATACCTGA
- the wrbA gene encoding NAD(P)H:quinone oxidoreductase yields MAKVLVLYYSSYGHVETMAQHIAEGAKSVPGVEVALKRVPETIPVDQARAIGVKVDQAAPVATVDELPDYDAIIFGTPTRFGNMAGQMRTFLDQTGGLWMKGALVGKIGSVFASTGTQHGGQETTITSFHTTLLHQGMVIVGVPYACSGLVNMNEITGGTPYGATTLAGADGSRQPSANELEIARYQGKHVAELANKLAS; encoded by the coding sequence ATGGCCAAGGTACTCGTTCTTTACTACTCGTCCTACGGGCACGTCGAAACGATGGCGCAACACATCGCGGAAGGCGCGAAATCGGTGCCCGGCGTCGAGGTCGCGCTCAAGCGCGTGCCGGAAACGATCCCGGTCGACCAGGCCAGGGCCATCGGCGTGAAGGTCGACCAGGCCGCACCGGTCGCCACGGTGGACGAACTCCCCGATTACGACGCGATCATCTTCGGCACGCCGACCCGCTTCGGCAACATGGCCGGCCAGATGCGCACGTTCCTCGACCAGACCGGCGGCCTGTGGATGAAGGGCGCGCTCGTCGGCAAGATCGGCAGCGTGTTCGCGTCGACCGGCACGCAGCACGGCGGCCAGGAAACGACGATCACGTCGTTCCACACGACGCTGCTGCACCAGGGGATGGTGATCGTGGGCGTTCCGTACGCATGCAGCGGGCTCGTCAACATGAACGAAATCACCGGCGGCACGCCGTACGGCGCGACGACGCTCGCGGGCGCGGACGGCAGCCGCCAGCCGAGCGCGAACGAACTCGAAATCGCGCGCTACCAGGGCAAGCACGTCGCGGAACTCGCGAACAAGCTCGCGTCGTAA
- a CDS encoding MFS transporter codes for MSENQSVPHAPPRIRRGQRIALALLMASGIVNYLDRGTLAVASSAIRGDLGLSLSQMGLLLSAFSWSYALCQFPVGGLADRIGPRRLLGIGLIVWSFAQAAGGIVSTFGWFIVARIVLGIGEAPQFPSAARVVSNWFPLRARGTPTGIFNAASPLGTALAPLLLSILVVSFDWRWAFIVTGALGLVVAVVWFALYRDPVRAQLTADERSYLDADAQSVVAAPKLTFGEWRSLFSHGTTWGMLIGYFGSVYLNWVYLTWLPGYLTMERHMSLIRTGFAASVPFLCGFVGSLVAGWLSDLITRRSRSPVVSRRNAVVVAMLGMVAFTIPAALVQSNVVALACISVVIFLANAASACSWALATAAAPPNRVASLGAIQNFGGFVGGALAPILTGVIAQKWSFVPALLTAAAIALAGAMAYLLLVRKAIPEQAANAASGPLPA; via the coding sequence ATGAGCGAAAACCAATCTGTTCCGCACGCGCCGCCGCGTATCCGGCGCGGGCAACGCATCGCGCTCGCGCTGTTGATGGCGAGCGGGATCGTCAACTATCTCGATCGCGGCACGCTGGCCGTCGCGAGCTCGGCGATCCGGGGCGATCTCGGCTTGTCGCTCTCGCAGATGGGGCTGCTGCTGTCGGCGTTCTCGTGGAGTTATGCGCTGTGCCAGTTCCCGGTCGGCGGGCTCGCCGACCGCATCGGTCCGCGCCGGCTGCTCGGCATCGGGCTGATCGTCTGGTCGTTCGCGCAGGCGGCGGGCGGCATCGTGTCCACCTTCGGCTGGTTCATCGTCGCGCGCATCGTGCTCGGCATCGGCGAGGCGCCGCAGTTCCCGTCGGCCGCGCGGGTGGTGAGCAACTGGTTTCCGCTGCGCGCGCGCGGCACGCCGACCGGCATTTTCAACGCGGCGTCGCCGCTCGGTACCGCGCTCGCGCCGTTGCTGCTGTCGATCCTCGTCGTGTCGTTCGACTGGCGCTGGGCGTTCATTGTGACGGGCGCACTCGGTCTCGTCGTCGCCGTCGTCTGGTTTGCGCTGTACCGCGATCCGGTGCGTGCGCAACTGACCGCGGACGAGCGCAGCTATCTCGATGCCGATGCGCAAAGCGTCGTCGCGGCGCCGAAGCTGACCTTCGGCGAATGGCGCAGCCTGTTCTCGCACGGCACGACCTGGGGGATGCTGATCGGCTATTTCGGTTCCGTGTACCTGAACTGGGTCTACCTGACCTGGCTGCCCGGGTACCTGACGATGGAGCGGCACATGAGCCTGATCCGCACCGGATTCGCCGCGTCGGTGCCGTTCCTGTGCGGGTTCGTCGGCTCGCTGGTCGCCGGCTGGCTGTCGGACCTGATCACGCGCCGCAGCCGTTCGCCGGTCGTGAGCCGGCGCAATGCGGTGGTGGTCGCGATGCTCGGGATGGTCGCATTCACGATCCCGGCCGCGCTCGTGCAGAGCAACGTGGTCGCGCTCGCGTGCATTTCGGTCGTGATCTTTCTCGCCAACGCGGCGTCGGCCTGTTCGTGGGCGCTCGCGACGGCGGCCGCGCCGCCGAACCGTGTCGCGTCGCTCGGCGCGATCCAGAATTTCGGCGGCTTCGTCGGCGGTGCGCTCGCGCCGATCCTGACGGGCGTCATTGCGCAGAAATGGTCGTTCGTACCGGCGCTGCTGACCGCCGCGGCGATCGCGCTCGCCGGCGCGATGGCCTACCTGCTGCTGGTGCGCAAGGCGATTCCCGAGCAGGCCGCGAACGCCGCGTCCGGACCGTTGCCGGCCTGA
- a CDS encoding lysozyme inhibitor LprI family protein → MIIQNRSNARGQAAIPAWDARHPHLRSIAAAALLTLLPIAAHAAGFDCAKAASPTEKTICADAALSKLDGDLSAAWKKALAKGGDAAALKAAQLKWLRQRDQCGTEAPCLGDRYRERLASLNGTPLAADRWQQTWYLASDNPSFGGVLTFTGAMPRLHFELSANNGANTGGLDGDIVLHGDSGTYRKDKCRLDFNRKGGRIRVTQQGGDFDCGAGAGVVYAGDYVTASQFQAKPQADLLSLKVVTDATQNATAHKLLGADYSTLVDMVNYSAEEKDLDGLDARVKSYWVRGIATTNAAIVMSRGTDLWIGLLVFDAQNKVRMRYYANAQAWKKTVPKTIQAWHDNLDKTLPIDVMQ, encoded by the coding sequence ATGATCATCCAGAACCGATCGAACGCGCGCGGGCAAGCCGCGATTCCCGCATGGGATGCGCGGCACCCGCACCTGCGATCCATCGCGGCGGCCGCGCTGCTGACGCTGTTGCCGATCGCCGCGCATGCGGCCGGCTTCGACTGCGCGAAGGCCGCTTCGCCGACCGAGAAGACGATCTGCGCGGACGCCGCGCTGTCGAAGCTCGACGGCGACCTGTCGGCGGCGTGGAAGAAGGCGCTCGCGAAAGGCGGCGATGCGGCCGCGTTGAAGGCCGCGCAGTTGAAGTGGCTCAGGCAGCGCGACCAGTGCGGCACCGAAGCGCCGTGCCTCGGCGACCGCTATCGCGAACGGCTCGCGAGCCTGAACGGCACGCCGCTTGCCGCCGACCGCTGGCAGCAGACGTGGTACCTTGCGAGCGACAACCCGTCGTTCGGGGGCGTGCTGACGTTCACCGGTGCGATGCCTCGGCTGCATTTCGAATTGAGCGCCAACAACGGCGCGAATACCGGCGGGCTCGACGGCGACATCGTGCTGCACGGTGACAGCGGCACCTACCGCAAGGACAAATGCCGGCTCGATTTCAACCGGAAGGGCGGGCGCATCCGTGTCACGCAACAGGGTGGGGATTTCGATTGCGGCGCCGGCGCGGGCGTCGTCTACGCGGGCGACTACGTGACCGCATCGCAGTTCCAGGCCAAACCGCAGGCCGACCTGCTGAGCCTCAAGGTCGTGACCGACGCGACGCAGAACGCGACCGCGCACAAGCTGCTCGGCGCCGACTACTCGACGCTCGTCGACATGGTCAATTACAGCGCCGAAGAAAAGGATCTCGACGGGCTCGACGCGCGCGTGAAGTCGTACTGGGTGCGCGGCATCGCGACGACGAACGCGGCGATCGTGATGAGCCGCGGCACCGATCTGTGGATCGGGTTGCTCGTGTTCGACGCGCAGAACAAGGTCCGGATGCGCTATTACGCGAACGCGCAGGCGTGGAAGAAAACCGTGCCGAAGACCATCCAGGCATGGCACGACAATCTGGACAAGACGCTGCCAATCGACGTGATGCAGTGA
- a CDS encoding CidA/LrgA family protein, which yields MLQAFAVLLTFQCLGEGVSYLFGLPVPGPVIGMLLLFGFVMLRPQMADAIEPTALELLRHLSLLFVPAGVGIMVSADRVRGDAVAVVVALAVSTTLAIAVTALVTRALLRRQRRAGGTAEGTQ from the coding sequence ATGCTGCAGGCGTTCGCGGTCTTGCTGACCTTCCAGTGTCTCGGGGAAGGCGTGTCCTATCTGTTCGGCCTGCCGGTGCCGGGCCCGGTGATCGGCATGCTGCTGCTGTTCGGCTTCGTGATGCTGCGTCCGCAGATGGCCGACGCGATCGAGCCGACCGCGCTCGAGCTGCTGCGCCACCTGTCGCTGCTGTTCGTGCCGGCCGGCGTCGGCATCATGGTGTCGGCCGATCGCGTGCGCGGCGACGCGGTCGCGGTCGTCGTCGCGCTGGCCGTGAGCACCACGCTCGCGATCGCGGTGACGGCGCTCGTCACGCGTGCGCTGCTGCGGCGTCAGCGCCGCGCGGGCGGCACCGCGGAGGGCACGCAATGA